Proteins from one Salmonella bongori NCTC 12419 genomic window:
- the tolQ gene encoding Tol-Pal system protein TolQ codes for MTDMNILDLFLKASLLVKLIMLILIGFSIASWAIIIQRTRILNAAAREAEAFEDKFWSGIELSRLYQESQGRRDNLSGSEQIFYSGFKEFVRLHRANSHAPEAVVEGASRAMRISMNRELETLETHIPFLGTVGSISPYIGLFGTVWGIMHAFIALGAVKQATLQMVAPGIAEALIATAIGLFAAIPAVMAYNRLNQRVNKLELNYDNFMEEFTAILHRQAFTVSESNKG; via the coding sequence GTGACTGACATGAATATCCTTGATTTGTTCCTGAAGGCGAGCCTTCTGGTTAAACTTATCATGTTGATTTTGATTGGTTTTTCAATAGCGTCCTGGGCCATCATTATCCAGCGAACGCGCATTCTGAACGCCGCTGCGCGTGAGGCTGAAGCGTTTGAAGATAAATTCTGGTCTGGAATCGAACTTTCTCGTTTGTACCAGGAAAGCCAGGGCAGACGCGATAATCTGTCGGGATCGGAACAAATCTTTTATAGCGGATTCAAAGAGTTTGTCCGGCTCCATCGTGCCAACAGCCATGCGCCGGAAGCGGTGGTAGAGGGGGCGTCGCGTGCGATGCGCATCTCAATGAACCGCGAGTTGGAAACGCTGGAAACGCATATTCCTTTTCTCGGCACGGTAGGTTCTATCAGTCCCTATATCGGTCTGTTTGGGACCGTATGGGGGATCATGCATGCGTTTATTGCCCTGGGGGCAGTAAAACAAGCGACTCTGCAAATGGTTGCGCCAGGTATCGCGGAAGCGTTGATTGCCACGGCGATTGGTCTGTTTGCCGCCATTCCGGCAGTCATGGCCTATAACCGTCTGAATCAGCGCGTCAACAAGCTGGAATTGAACTACGACAACTTTATGGAAGAGTTTACTGCGATTCTGCATCGTCAGGCGTTTACCGTAAGCGAGAGCAACAAGGGGTAA
- the tolR gene encoding colicin uptake protein TolR — protein MARSRGRGRRDLKSEINIVPLLDVLLVLLLIFMATAPIITQSVEVDLPDANQSQAVSSNDDPPVIIEVSGVGQYSVVVDKERMDQLPSEQVIAEAKRHLQANPKTVFLIGGAKEVPYDEIIKALNLLHSAGVKSVGLMTQPI, from the coding sequence ATGGCCAGATCGCGTGGACGAGGTCGCCGCGACCTCAAGTCTGAAATTAACATTGTACCGTTGCTCGACGTACTGCTGGTGCTGCTGCTGATCTTTATGGCGACAGCGCCAATCATTACCCAGAGCGTGGAGGTCGATTTACCGGATGCGAATCAGTCGCAGGCGGTCAGCAGCAACGACGATCCGCCGGTCATTATCGAAGTTTCCGGAGTAGGGCAATACAGCGTGGTGGTTGATAAAGAGCGAATGGATCAACTGCCGTCCGAACAGGTCATCGCAGAGGCAAAGCGTCACCTACAGGCCAATCCGAAAACGGTCTTTTTAATCGGCGGTGCGAAAGAAGTGCCGTACGATGAAATAATTAAAGCGCTGAACTTGTTACACAGTGCGGGCGTGAAATCGGTTGGCTTAATGACGCAGCCAATCTGA
- the tolA gene encoding cell envelope integrity protein TolA — MSKATEQNDKLKRAIIISAVLHIILFAVLIWSSFDEHIEASAGGGGGSAIDAVMVDPGAVVQQYNRQQDQQASARRAEQERKKLQQQQEEELQQKQAAEQERLKQLEKERLAAQEQQKQAEEAAKLAQQQQKQAEEAAQKAAADAKKKAEAEAAKAAADAKKKAEAEAAKAAADAKKKAEAEAAKAAADAKKKAEAEAAKAAADAKKKAEVEAAKKAQAEAEKKAAAEKAAADKKAAADKAAAEKKAAEKKAAAEKAAADKAAAKKAAAEKAAAAEGVDDLLGDLSSGKNAPKTGGGAKGNNASPAGSGNTKNNGASGAEINNYAGQIKSAIESKFYDASSYAGKTCTLRVKLAPDGMLLDIQSEGGDPALCQAALAAARQAKIPKPPSQAVYEVFKNAPLDFKP, encoded by the coding sequence GTGTCAAAGGCAACCGAACAAAACGACAAGCTCAAACGGGCGATAATTATTTCAGCCGTGCTGCATATCATCTTATTTGCAGTACTGATCTGGAGTTCGTTCGATGAGCACATAGAGGCTTCCGCCGGCGGCGGCGGTGGCTCCGCCATCGATGCAGTCATGGTCGATCCCGGGGCGGTTGTACAGCAGTACAACCGCCAGCAGGATCAACAGGCCAGCGCCAGACGTGCGGAACAAGAACGTAAAAAGCTGCAACAGCAGCAGGAAGAAGAGCTTCAGCAGAAGCAGGCTGCCGAACAGGAGCGCCTGAAGCAACTTGAGAAAGAACGTTTAGCGGCCCAGGAGCAACAAAAGCAGGCCGAAGAGGCGGCAAAACTGGCGCAGCAGCAACAGAAACAAGCAGAAGAAGCAGCGCAGAAAGCAGCAGCGGATGCGAAGAAAAAAGCGGAAGCCGAAGCAGCGAAAGCGGCGGCAGACGCGAAGAAAAAAGCGGAGGCTGAGGCAGCGAAAGCGGCGGCGGACGCGAAGAAAAAAGCGGAGGCTGAGGCAGCGAAAGCGGCGGCGGACGCGAAGAAAAAAGCGGAGGCTGAGGCAGCGAAAGCGGCGGCGGATGCGAAGAAGAAAGCGGAAGTTGAGGCAGCGAAAAAAGCCCAGGCTGAAGCGGAGAAGAAAGCCGCAGCCGAAAAAGCGGCAGCTGATAAAAAGGCTGCCGCAGATAAAGCGGCAGCAGAGAAAAAGGCGGCAGAGAAGAAAGCGGCTGCGGAAAAAGCTGCGGCGGATAAAGCGGCTGCTAAAAAAGCCGCAGCTGAAAAAGCGGCCGCTGCAGAGGGTGTCGATGATCTGCTTGGCGATCTCAGTTCGGGTAAGAATGCGCCGAAAACCGGCGGTGGTGCAAAAGGCAACAATGCTTCTCCTGCGGGGAGTGGTAATACTAAAAATAATGGCGCATCAGGCGCGGAGATTAATAACTATGCCGGCCAGATTAAATCGGCGATTGAGAGTAAGTTTTACGACGCATCGTCTTATGCAGGTAAAACCTGTACATTGCGGGTAAAACTGGCCCCGGATGGCATGTTGTTGGATATCCAGTCTGAAGGAGGTGATCCTGCGCTTTGTCAGGCAGCGCTTGCCGCAGCCCGACAGGCGAAGATTCCAAAACCACCAAGCCAGGCGGTATATGAAGTGTTTAAAAATGCACCTTTGGACTTTAAACCGTAA
- the tolB gene encoding Tol-Pal system beta propeller repeat protein TolB gives MKQALRVAFGFLMLWAAMLHAEVRIEITQGVDSARPIGVVPFKWAGPGAAPEDIGGIVAADLRNSGKFNPLDRSRLPQQPATAQEVQPAAWSALGIDAVVVGQVTPNPDGSYNVAYQLVDTGGAPGTVLAQNSYKVNKQWLRYAGHTASDEVFEKLTGIKGAFRTRIAYVVQTNGGQFPYELRVSDYDGYNQFVVHRSPQPLMSPAWSPDGSKLAYVTFESGRSALVIQTLANGAVRQVASFPRHNGAPAFSPDGTKLAFALSKTGSLNLYVMDLASGQIRQVTDGRSNNTEPTWFPDSQTLAFTSDQAGRPQVYKMNINGGAAQRITWEGSQNQDADVSSDGKFMVMVSSNNGQQHIAKQDLVTGGVQVLSSTFLDETPSLAPNGTMVIYSSSQGMGSVLNLVSTDGRFKARLPATDGQVKSPAWSPYL, from the coding sequence ATGAAGCAGGCATTACGAGTAGCATTTGGTTTTCTAATGCTGTGGGCGGCGATGCTGCACGCAGAAGTCCGTATCGAGATCACCCAGGGGGTGGACTCGGCGCGCCCAATTGGCGTTGTGCCCTTTAAATGGGCCGGGCCGGGCGCCGCGCCTGAAGATATCGGCGGTATCGTTGCTGCAGATTTACGCAACAGCGGTAAATTTAACCCGTTAGACAGGTCTCGACTGCCGCAGCAGCCCGCCACCGCTCAGGAAGTGCAACCTGCCGCATGGTCTGCGCTGGGTATTGACGCCGTCGTTGTTGGGCAGGTTACTCCGAATCCGGACGGTTCTTATAATGTCGCTTATCAGCTGGTTGACACTGGCGGCGCACCGGGTACTGTACTGGCACAAAATTCTTATAAAGTGAATAAACAGTGGTTGCGCTATGCAGGCCATACCGCCAGTGACGAAGTCTTTGAAAAACTCACCGGTATTAAAGGTGCGTTCCGTACCCGTATTGCCTACGTTGTACAAACTAACGGCGGTCAGTTCCCATATGAGCTGCGCGTGTCGGATTACGATGGTTACAACCAGTTTGTTGTGCACCGTTCTCCGCAGCCGCTGATGTCTCCTGCGTGGTCACCGGATGGTTCAAAACTGGCATATGTGACTTTTGAAAGCGGTCGCTCCGCGCTGGTTATCCAGACGCTGGCGAACGGTGCCGTGCGTCAGGTTGCGTCTTTCCCGCGTCACAACGGCGCGCCGGCGTTCTCGCCGGATGGGACTAAACTGGCTTTTGCATTGTCGAAAACCGGTAGCCTGAATCTGTACGTTATGGATCTTGCTTCCGGCCAGATTCGTCAGGTTACGGATGGGCGTAGCAACAATACGGAGCCGACCTGGTTCCCGGACAGCCAGACACTGGCTTTTACCTCTGACCAGGCTGGACGTCCGCAGGTATATAAAATGAACATCAATGGCGGTGCGGCACAGCGTATTACCTGGGAAGGTTCGCAAAACCAGGATGCGGATGTTAGCAGCGACGGTAAATTTATGGTAATGGTAAGCTCAAATAATGGGCAGCAGCACATTGCCAAACAAGATCTGGTGACGGGTGGCGTACAGGTTCTGTCGTCAACGTTCCTGGACGAAACGCCAAGTCTGGCACCTAACGGCACGATGGTAATCTACAGCTCTTCTCAGGGGATGGGATCTGTGCTGAATTTGGTTTCTACAGATGGGCGTTTCAAAGCGCGTCTTCCGGCAACTGATGGTCAGGTGAAATCACCTGCCTGGTCGCCGTATCTGTGA
- the pal gene encoding peptidoglycan-associated lipoprotein Pal, which yields MQLNKVLKGLMIALPVMAIAACSSNKNASNDGSEGGMLNGAGTGMDANGNGNMSSEEQARLQMQQLQQNNIVYFDLDKYDIRSDFAAMLDAHANFLRNNPSYKVTVEGHADERGTPEYNISLGERRANAVKMYLQGKGVSADQISIVSYGKEKPAVLGHDEAAYAKNRRAVLVY from the coding sequence ATGCAACTGAACAAAGTGCTGAAGGGCCTGATGATTGCCCTGCCTGTTATGGCAATCGCGGCATGTTCTTCCAACAAGAACGCCAGCAATGACGGTAGCGAAGGCGGTATGCTGAACGGCGCCGGCACTGGTATGGACGCTAACGGCAACGGCAATATGTCATCTGAAGAGCAAGCGCGTCTGCAGATGCAGCAGCTGCAGCAGAACAACATCGTCTACTTCGATCTGGATAAATATGATATCCGTTCTGACTTCGCGGCTATGCTGGATGCGCACGCTAACTTCCTGCGTAACAACCCGTCTTACAAAGTCACCGTAGAAGGTCACGCGGACGAACGCGGTACCCCTGAATACAACATCTCCCTGGGCGAGCGTCGTGCGAATGCCGTTAAGATGTACCTGCAGGGTAAAGGTGTTTCAGCTGACCAGATTTCCATCGTTTCTTACGGTAAAGAAAAACCTGCAGTACTGGGCCACGACGAAGCGGCTTACGCTAAAAACCGTCGCGCTGTACTGGTTTACTAA
- the cpoB gene encoding cell division protein CpoB, giving the protein MSSNFRHHLLSLSLLVGIAAPWAAFAQAPISSVGSGSVEDRVTQLERISNAHSQLLTQLQQQLSDNQSDIDSLRGQIQENQYQLNQVIERQKQILLQLGNLNNSGAAQTTDGAQSGATPAATPAPEAGAATSGTPVQTGDANTDYNAAIALVQDNSRQDEAIVAFQNFIKKYPDSTYQPNANYWLGQLNYNKGKKDDAAYYFASVVKNYPKSPKAADAMYKVGVIMQDKGDTAKAKAVYQQVISKYPGTDGAKQAQKRLNAM; this is encoded by the coding sequence ATGAGCAGTAACTTCAGACATCACCTGTTGAGTCTGTCGTTACTGGTTGGCATAGCGGCCCCCTGGGCCGCTTTTGCTCAGGCGCCAATCAGTAGTGTCGGCTCAGGCTCGGTCGAAGACCGGGTCACTCAACTTGAGCGTATCTCTAACGCTCACAGCCAGCTTTTAACCCAACTTCAGCAGCAACTCTCCGATAATCAGTCTGATATTGATTCTTTACGTGGTCAAATTCAGGAAAACCAGTATCAACTGAATCAGGTGATTGAGCGCCAGAAGCAAATCCTGTTGCAGCTAGGGAATTTGAATAATAGTGGCGCAGCGCAGACTACAGACGGCGCTCAGAGTGGGGCGACACCTGCTGCGACCCCGGCTCCCGAGGCTGGTGCGGCAACGTCTGGCACGCCAGTACAGACTGGCGACGCGAATACTGATTACAATGCGGCAATTGCGCTGGTGCAGGATAACTCCCGCCAGGATGAGGCGATTGTGGCATTTCAGAACTTCATCAAGAAATACCCTGATTCTACTTATCAGCCGAATGCCAATTATTGGCTGGGCCAGTTGAATTACAACAAGGGTAAAAAAGATGATGCGGCCTATTATTTCGCTTCGGTAGTAAAAAACTATCCTAAGTCGCCGAAGGCGGCGGATGCGATGTATAAAGTTGGTGTTATCATGCAGGACAAAGGTGATACGGCAAAAGCAAAAGCAGTGTATCAGCAGGTAATTAGCAAATATCCTGGCACAGATGGCGCGAAACAGGCACAGAAACGTCTTAACGCGATGTAA
- the nadA gene encoding quinolinate synthase NadA — MSAMFGLQTALYPFPPKPAPLSVDEKQFYREKIKRLLKEQDAVMVAHYYTDPEIQQLAEETGGCISDSLEMARFGAKHPASTLLVAGVRFMGETAKILSPDKTILMPTLAAECSLDLGCPIDEFSMFCDAHPDRTVVVYANTSAAVKARADWVVTSSIAVELIEHLDSLGEKIIWAPDRHLGNYVQKQTGADMLCWQGACIVHDEFKIQALIHLKKVYPEAAILVHPESPQSIVDMADAVGSTSQLINAAKTLPNKQLIVATDRGIFYKMQQAVPDKALLEAPTAGEGATCRSCAHCPWMAMNGLKAIAEGLEQGGAAHEIQVDAALREEALLPLNRMLDFAATLRA; from the coding sequence ATGAGCGCAATGTTTGGTCTACAAACCGCACTTTACCCGTTCCCACCGAAGCCCGCGCCGTTGAGCGTTGATGAAAAGCAATTCTACCGTGAGAAAATCAAACGGCTTCTCAAAGAACAGGATGCGGTAATGGTGGCCCACTACTATACCGATCCGGAGATTCAACAGCTCGCGGAAGAGACCGGCGGGTGTATTTCCGACTCCCTGGAAATGGCCCGTTTTGGCGCGAAGCACCCTGCGTCTACACTGTTGGTGGCAGGCGTGCGATTTATGGGTGAAACCGCCAAAATCCTCAGCCCGGATAAAACTATTCTTATGCCTACTTTAGCGGCGGAGTGTTCGCTGGATTTGGGCTGCCCGATAGACGAATTTAGCATGTTTTGTGATGCTCATCCGGACCGGACCGTGGTGGTCTATGCCAATACCTCGGCTGCGGTAAAAGCGCGTGCGGACTGGGTTGTGACCTCCAGTATCGCCGTAGAACTGATTGAGCATCTGGATAGTCTGGGGGAAAAAATTATCTGGGCGCCGGACAGACACCTGGGGAATTATGTGCAAAAACAGACCGGGGCCGATATGCTGTGCTGGCAGGGAGCCTGTATTGTGCATGACGAATTTAAAATCCAGGCACTGATCCATTTGAAAAAAGTCTATCCCGAGGCCGCTATTCTGGTCCATCCTGAATCGCCGCAGTCCATTGTCGATATGGCTGATGCGGTGGGTTCCACCAGCCAGCTCATTAATGCGGCGAAAACCTTGCCGAACAAACAGCTTATCGTGGCGACCGATCGCGGCATCTTTTATAAAATGCAGCAGGCGGTGCCTGATAAAGCGCTACTTGAAGCGCCTACGGCTGGCGAGGGTGCGACCTGCCGCAGTTGCGCGCATTGCCCCTGGATGGCAATGAATGGTCTGAAAGCCATAGCAGAAGGGCTGGAGCAGGGCGGCGCGGCGCATGAGATACAGGTCGATGCGGCGCTACGCGAGGAGGCACTACTGCCTCTTAACCGGATGCTGGATTTTGCGGCTACACTTCGGGCGTAA
- the pnuC gene encoding nicotinamide riboside transporter PnuC, which translates to MDFFSTQNILMHIPIGAGGYDLSWIEATGTIAGLLCIGLASLEKISNYFFGLVNVILFAIIFFQIQLYASLLLQLFFFAANIYGWYAWSRQTNDNETELRIRWLPLPKAIAWLATCIIAIGLMTFYIDPVFAFLTHVAVTIMQMPGLQVTMPVLQPDAFPFWDSCMMVLSIVAMILMTRKYVENWLLWVIINVISVVVFALQGVYAMSLEYLILTFIAINGSRMWINRARERGSRALFR; encoded by the coding sequence ATGGATTTTTTTAGCACGCAAAACATATTGATGCACATTCCCATCGGTGCAGGCGGGTACGATCTTTCCTGGATCGAAGCGACAGGCACTATTGCTGGGCTGCTCTGTATTGGGCTTGCCAGTCTGGAAAAGATCAGTAACTACTTTTTTGGGTTGGTGAACGTTATCTTGTTTGCGATTATTTTCTTTCAAATCCAGCTTTATGCGAGCCTTCTGCTGCAACTCTTTTTCTTTGCCGCCAATATTTATGGCTGGTATGCGTGGTCGCGGCAGACCAACGATAATGAAACGGAGCTCAGGATCCGCTGGCTGCCGTTGCCAAAAGCAATAGCATGGCTGGCAACATGCATAATAGCCATCGGTCTGATGACGTTCTATATCGATCCGGTATTTGCCTTCCTGACCCATGTGGCCGTCACCATTATGCAGATGCCGGGGCTACAGGTGACAATGCCCGTACTGCAACCGGACGCCTTTCCGTTCTGGGACTCCTGCATGATGGTGCTATCTATCGTAGCGATGATTCTGATGACACGTAAATATGTCGAAAACTGGCTACTGTGGGTGATAATCAACGTGATTAGCGTGGTAGTTTTTGCCTTGCAGGGCGTCTATGCGATGTCGCTGGAATATCTGATTCTGACATTTATCGCGATAAACGGCAGCCGTATGTGGATAAACCGCGCGCGCGAACGAGGGTCGCGCGCGCTCTTCCGTTAA
- the zitB gene encoding CDF family zinc transporter ZitB: protein MAHSHSHADSHLPKDNNARRLLFAFTITAGFMLLEVVGGILSGSLALLADAGHMLTDAAALLFALLAVQFSRRPPTAHHTFGWLRLTTLAAFVNAIALVVITILIVWEAIERFYTPRPVAGSLMMIIAIAGLLANLLAFWVLHRGSDEKNLNVRAAALHVMGDLLGSVGAIAAALIIIWTGWTPADPILSILVSVLVLRSAWRLLKDSVNELLEGAPVSLDINVLQRHLSREIPEVRNVHHVHVWMVGEKPVMTLHAQVIPPHDHDALLKRIQDFLMHEYHIGHATIQMEYQVCHGPDCHLNQTPSGHIHHH from the coding sequence ATGGCGCACTCACACTCTCATGCCGACTCACACCTGCCGAAAGATAATAATGCTCGTCGCCTGCTTTTCGCCTTTACCATTACCGCCGGATTTATGCTCCTTGAGGTGGTGGGTGGGATCCTTTCCGGCTCTCTGGCGTTGTTGGCGGATGCGGGACATATGCTCACCGACGCAGCGGCCCTTCTCTTTGCGCTGCTGGCGGTACAGTTTTCTCGCCGTCCACCGACGGCCCACCATACGTTTGGCTGGCTAAGACTCACCACGCTGGCGGCTTTTGTCAATGCCATTGCGTTGGTAGTCATTACGATTCTCATTGTCTGGGAAGCGATAGAGCGCTTTTATACGCCGCGCCCGGTGGCGGGCAGTCTGATGATGATTATCGCGATCGCGGGTCTGCTTGCGAACCTGTTGGCATTCTGGGTCCTTCACCGGGGAAGCGATGAAAAAAACCTGAACGTTCGCGCCGCCGCGCTCCATGTGATGGGCGATTTGTTGGGTTCTGTCGGTGCAATAGCCGCCGCGCTGATCATTATCTGGACAGGCTGGACGCCTGCAGATCCGATTCTCTCTATCCTGGTTTCCGTGCTGGTACTCCGCAGCGCCTGGCGGCTATTAAAAGATAGCGTCAATGAGTTGCTGGAAGGCGCACCGGTTTCACTGGATATTAACGTTTTACAACGTCATTTAAGTCGGGAAATCCCCGAAGTTCGCAACGTACACCATGTGCATGTCTGGATGGTCGGCGAAAAACCGGTAATGACATTGCACGCTCAGGTCATTCCACCTCACGACCACGATGCGCTGCTGAAACGTATTCAGGACTTCCTGATGCACGAATATCACATTGGGCACGCCACAATTCAGATGGAGTATCAGGTCTGCCACGGCCCGGACTGCCATCTGAATCAGACGCCATCAGGGCATATTCATCATCATTAA
- a CDS encoding YbgS-like family protein has product MKMTKLTTLLLTATLGLASGAALAAESNAQSSNGQANSAANAGQVAPDARQNVAPNDVNNNDINTNGNTNSTMQHPDGSTMNHDGMTKDEEHKNTMCKDGRCPDINKKVETGNGVNNDVNTKTDGTTQ; this is encoded by the coding sequence ATGAAAATGACAAAACTGACTACGCTTTTACTTACCGCTACCCTCGGCCTCGCCAGCGGCGCAGCGTTAGCTGCTGAATCTAACGCGCAATCCAGTAATGGCCAGGCAAACTCGGCGGCAAATGCCGGTCAGGTTGCCCCGGACGCTCGCCAGAATGTGGCGCCGAATGATGTGAATAACAACGACATCAATACCAACGGCAACACTAACAGCACGATGCAGCATCCAGACGGTTCAACCATGAATCACGACGGAATGACCAAGGATGAAGAGCATAAAAATACCATGTGTAAAGACGGTCGCTGCCCGGATATTAATAAAAAAGTGGAAACAGGTAATGGCGTCAACAATGACGTGAATACCAAAACCGACGGCACTACACAGTAA
- the aroG gene encoding 3-deoxy-7-phosphoheptulonate synthase AroG, whose amino-acid sequence MNYQNDDLRIKEINELLPPVALLEKFPATENAANTVAHARKAIHKILKGNDDRLLVVIGPCSIHDPAAAKEYAARLLALREELKDELEIVMRVYFEKPRTTVGWKGLINDPHMDNSFQINDGLRIARKLLLDINDSGLPAAGEFLDMITPQYLADLMSWGAIGARTTESQVHRELASGLSCPVGFKNGTDGTIKVAIDAINAAGAPHCFLSVTKWGHSAIVNTSGNGDCHIILRGGKAPNYSAQHVAEVKEGLTKAGLTPQVMIDFSHANSCKQFEKQMEVCADVCQQIAGGEKAIIGVMVESHLVEGNQSLESGQPLTYGKSITDACIGWEDTDALLRQLSEAVKVRRG is encoded by the coding sequence ATGAATTATCAGAACGACGACTTACGTATCAAAGAAATCAACGAGTTATTACCTCCTGTCGCACTGCTGGAAAAGTTTCCCGCGACGGAAAACGCAGCAAATACCGTTGCCCACGCGCGCAAAGCCATCCATAAAATCCTCAAAGGTAATGACGATCGCCTACTGGTAGTCATTGGCCCTTGTTCAATTCACGATCCGGCAGCGGCGAAAGAATATGCCGCCCGTTTACTGGCGTTGCGTGAGGAACTCAAGGACGAACTCGAAATTGTGATGCGCGTCTATTTCGAAAAGCCGCGTACCACCGTCGGCTGGAAAGGGCTGATTAACGATCCGCACATGGATAACAGCTTCCAGATTAACGACGGGCTGCGCATTGCGCGCAAATTGCTGCTGGATATTAACGATAGCGGTCTGCCTGCCGCTGGCGAATTCCTTGATATGATTACGCCGCAATACCTGGCCGATCTGATGAGCTGGGGCGCCATTGGCGCGCGGACTACTGAATCCCAGGTTCATCGCGAACTGGCGTCTGGTCTCTCTTGTCCGGTCGGCTTTAAAAATGGCACTGATGGGACGATCAAAGTCGCGATTGATGCGATTAACGCCGCCGGTGCGCCGCACTGCTTCCTTTCCGTCACTAAATGGGGTCATTCGGCGATTGTTAATACCAGCGGCAACGGCGACTGCCATATTATTCTGCGCGGCGGTAAAGCGCCAAACTATAGCGCGCAGCACGTCGCGGAAGTGAAAGAAGGGCTCACCAAAGCGGGGCTGACGCCGCAGGTCATGATCGATTTCAGCCATGCCAACTCCTGTAAGCAATTTGAAAAGCAAATGGAAGTATGCGCCGATGTTTGCCAGCAGATTGCCGGCGGGGAAAAAGCGATTATTGGTGTGATGGTAGAGAGTCATCTGGTAGAAGGAAACCAGAGCCTGGAAAGCGGTCAGCCACTCACCTACGGTAAAAGCATTACTGACGCCTGCATTGGCTGGGAAGATACTGATGCGTTGCTTCGCCAGTTATCGGAAGCGGTGAAAGTCCGCCGTGGTTAA
- the gpmA gene encoding 2,3-diphosphoglycerate-dependent phosphoglycerate mutase: protein MAVTKLVLVRHGESQWNKENRFTGWYDVDLSEKGVSEAKAAGKLLKEEGFSFDFAYTSVLKRAIHTLWNVLDELDQAWLPVEKSWKLNERHYGALQGLNKAETAEKYGDEQVKQWRRGFAVTPPELTKDDERYPGHDPRYAKLSEKELPLTESLALTIDRVIPYWNDTILPRMKSGERVIIAAHGNSLRALVKYLDKMSEDEILELNIPTGVPLVYEFDENFTPVKRYYLGNADEIAAKAAAVANQGKAK, encoded by the coding sequence ATGGCTGTAACGAAGCTGGTTCTGGTACGTCACGGTGAAAGTCAGTGGAACAAAGAAAACCGTTTCACTGGCTGGTATGATGTGGACCTGTCTGAAAAAGGGGTAAGCGAAGCAAAAGCGGCAGGTAAGCTTCTCAAAGAAGAAGGTTTCAGTTTTGATTTTGCCTACACCTCCGTCCTGAAACGCGCTATCCATACGCTGTGGAACGTACTGGATGAATTGGATCAGGCCTGGCTGCCGGTGGAAAAATCATGGAAACTCAATGAACGTCACTATGGCGCGTTGCAGGGGCTGAATAAAGCGGAAACGGCAGAAAAATATGGCGATGAGCAGGTTAAACAGTGGCGCCGCGGTTTTGCCGTTACGCCGCCGGAACTGACCAAAGATGACGAGCGTTATCCGGGTCACGATCCGCGTTATGCCAAACTGAGCGAGAAAGAGCTACCGCTGACCGAAAGCCTGGCACTGACCATCGACCGCGTTATTCCTTACTGGAACGACACCATCCTGCCGCGTATGAAGAGCGGTGAGCGCGTCATCATCGCTGCTCACGGTAACTCCCTGCGTGCGCTGGTGAAATACCTGGATAAGATGAGTGAAGATGAGATCCTTGAGTTGAACATCCCGACCGGCGTGCCGCTGGTGTATGAGTTCGACGAAAACTTTACGCCAGTAAAACGCTACTATTTGGGCAACGCTGACGAGATCGCAGCGAAAGCGGCTGCCGTGGCGAACCAGGGTAAAGCGAAGTAA